In the Candidatus Delongbacteria bacterium genome, CCAGGTAGGAATCCAGCAGGGCCGCCTGTGCCGACTCCAGCTCGGGCGCGTCGTCCGCGGGCAGCAGATGGCCGATTTCCATGTGACACGAAGGACCCGCATCGGAGAACATCAGGGTATTGCGCACGTGACCCCGTTCGTAGTTGATCACGCGCAGGCCCAGGCCCCGGGCCACTTCGCTCAGAGTGCGCTCGGTGCCGAAAAGCCCGTTGAGCACGACCAGGCACTCCACACCTTCCCGGTGCACGATGCCCGGGAAGCGCTGCTCGACCTTGAGGATGGTCCGGGCGTGCTGGCGCAGCACGTCCCCGGACATGATCTCGCGCACCGGCTGGCCGGATTTTCCCCAGCGCTTGATCGAGGGAGTCAGCAGTTCTTCAAGGCTGAATCCGGCCACACCCAGACGCAGGATCCGCTCGTCATCCAGCCCGTTCAGGCGCGCATCAAGTTCGGCGTCCTGTTGGACACTGCCGCGCAGTGACACTTCGCGGAAACCGGCACGGGCATGCACTCCCTGCTGGAAGCGGGCGCAGTCCTGGCAGAAGGCCCGATGGGAGCCGTGGTTGGCCAGAGTGGTGTGATCCACGCACTCGCAGGCTTCCAGACTTCCCGGCTCGCAGCCCAGAAAGAGCACCTGGTGCCCGGCGGCCCTCAGGGCCTCGGCCATCAGGTGCTCCCACTCGTGATGAATGGGCCAGTTCTTGATTCCGGCAAAGAGGAAGTTCACAGCGGGCTCCTTCCGCCTGACTCCACCAGGGAGCGGCTTTCATGGACGGACAGGTGGGGGGCACGGGCCACGGGACGTACCGGACGCGCCACCAGGGTTTCCTGCCAGGCGCGCTCGGCCACGGGTGCACTGCCGCTGAGGAAACCGGCGTACAGTTCCTGGCGATGCAGGGGCAACGGCAGGCGTTCGCCGGTCCAGCCTGCGGGAAACAGGTTTTCCAGACAGGCCGCGAAACTGGATCCTTCGGGAATGCGCCAGGCCCGCCGGGCATGATGCGCGAACACGGCGGGTCCGAAAGGCAGCAGTGTCGTGGGCAGACCGTGGCTCTGGCTCTGAGTGGAATGTTCGCTTTCGATGCGCTCCAGCCGCGCGTTGCCCAGAGCGGCCAGCAAGGCCGGCATGCGATACTGGAAGCCGAAGTCACTGGGCCCCTGATCACCGACCGAGCGGCAAAGTCCGGCCCACCAGCGGGCACTCTGGATCACGGAGGCGTGCGGACTGAGCAGCGCTCCTCCGCCACCCAGGCCCGGTTCGTGGTGACTGAAATCCAGCACGCGGGCATCGGCGGCCGAGGATGCCAGCTCCGCGTCCCGCAGGCTTTCGGGCAACTCGATCAGCGCTAGTCCATGCCGGTGGCAGAGCTCGAGCACATCACGGCGCCGGGGACGCAGACCCCCAATGTGCGGCAGCACCACGGCGGCCACACGCCGACCGCTTTCCCGTTCGAACCAGGCACTTCCGCGCCTGAGGCACTGGGCATCGAGGAAGGTGGCCAGGGCTATGGGGTCCAGCGACAACCCGGTCGGCTCCACATCCAGCAGCAGGGGGCGGATTCCCAGATGGATCACGGGATTGACGAAACGGATCTCGCAGAGGGTGGACAGCACCACGCACTCGCCCGCCTTGATCTCGAGTCCGGTCAGGGCCAGCTGCATCGCAGCGGATGCACTGGTGGTGGCCAGGCCCGGTTGCTCCAGTCCCGCCAAGGAGGCCAGCCGCATCTCGAATTCGGCGATCTGGGGACTGTCTTCAGCCAGTCCGCTCCCTGACAGACAGGCAGCCAGCGCTTGCAGTTCAGGCCCGGGCATTGCCGGTCCCTTCGCGTCGGTCATCGGATTGCTCCCACCAATGTGATCCAACCGGGCGCAAGGCCGGGATGGAATGAATCGTGGCTGGTTTCCTGCGCAGGGTCGCCACGTAGGAGGACAGCATGGTGCGGTCCAGACCCCAGTGATGACAGGGGCCGGGTGCCGCGCGGTCCAGAGTGATGTGCACACTGATCGCCTGAGCGCCCGCGTGGGTCGCAGCCAGTGCGCAGGCCAGAGATCCCGTGTGGTCGCAGAAACCGCAACGCTCGAACCAGCGCTCCAGCATGCTCACACGATCGGGGGACGCGCTGCCTTCGTCCAGGGGAGCCGGCAGGGCACCGTGCATGACCAGGGTGCGTCCGGCATGGGCACCAAGATGCTGCCGGAGCTGGTCCAGATCGCCCGTGTCCGCTTCGCCCAGTTGCACCACCAGGGGAATCCGGGTCTCCAGCGC is a window encoding:
- a CDS encoding DegT/DnrJ/EryC1/StrS family aminotransferase, with protein sequence MTDAKGPAMPGPELQALAACLSGSGLAEDSPQIAEFEMRLASLAGLEQPGLATTSASAAMQLALTGLEIKAGECVVLSTLCEIRFVNPVIHLGIRPLLLDVEPTGLSLDPIALATFLDAQCLRRGSAWFERESGRRVAAVVLPHIGGLRPRRRDVLELCHRHGLALIELPESLRDAELASSAADARVLDFSHHEPGLGGGGALLSPHASVIQSARWWAGLCRSVGDQGPSDFGFQYRMPALLAALGNARLERIESEHSTQSQSHGLPTTLLPFGPAVFAHHARRAWRIPEGSSFAACLENLFPAGWTGERLPLPLHRQELYAGFLSGSAPVAERAWQETLVARPVRPVARAPHLSVHESRSLVESGGRSPL
- a CDS encoding N-acetylneuraminate synthase family protein, producing MGTSGRPGALRIPAVIAQLGVNHDGSLARAVALIEMAVSCGVQAVCLPVYQAGLCMPDPWSATPGPLPALDLDSETVRACELGAPAIRHCIALARSRRIDIGLHACDPVSLVLSQELGPDFLVLDLQNGQADTLLELALETRIPLVVQLGEADTGDLDQLRQHLGAHAGRTLVMHGALPAPLDEGSASPDRVSMLERWFERCGFCDHTGSLACALAATHAGAQAISVHITLDRAAPGPCHHWGLDRTMLSSYVATLRRKPATIHSIPALRPVGSHWWEQSDDRREGTGNARA